One Alnus glutinosa chromosome 3, dhAlnGlut1.1, whole genome shotgun sequence genomic region harbors:
- the LOC133863784 gene encoding protein AE7-like 1, translating into MTLGLINANPVVHAKKERVARTEDLHGDDAVDPLEIYDFVRDIRDPEHPYSLEQLSVLSEESITVDDKLGRILITFTPTIQHCSMATVIGLCLRVKLKHYFPPHYKVDIKVSPGSHANEESVNKQLNDKERVAAALENPNLRQLVDECLYSNEL; encoded by the exons ATGACGCTGGGTCTTATCAACGCGAACCCCGTGGTTCACGCAAAGAAGGAAAGGGTCGCTCGCACCGAAGATCTTCACGGAGACGACGCCGTTGATCCTCTAGAAATCTATG ATTTCGTGAGGGATATAAGAGATCCGGAGCATCCCTACTCTTTGGAACAGCTCAGCGTTCTTTCGGAGGAATCGATCACCGTTGATGACAAACTCGGTCGTATTCT GATTACTTTCACACCAACCATCCAGCACTGCAGTATGGCAACTGTAATCGGCCTATGCCTAAGAGTGAAACTAAAACATTATTTCCCTCCTCATTATAAG GTAGACATCAAAGTATCTCCTGGATCTCATGCAAATGAAGAATCAG TTAACAAGCAGTTAAATGATAAGGAAAGAGTTGCTGCGGCCTTGGAGAATCCCAACCTTCGCCAACTTGTGGATGAGTGTCTCTACTCCAATGAACTTTGA
- the LOC133864533 gene encoding uncharacterized protein LOC133864533, with protein MYLLRRHPQNPQENDSSQKDAKVNELRAALGPLSGRSLKFCTDACLRRYLEARNWNVDKAKKMLEETFKWRSAYKPEEIRWHEIAHEGETGKVSRADFHDRLGRTVLIMRPGMQNTTSGEDNVRHLVYLLENAVLNLPEGQEQMSWLIDFTGFSLNTSISVKTARDIIHILQNHYPERLAVAFLYSPPRIFQAFWKAVKYFLDPKTFQKVKFVYPKSRDSVELMKTFFDVENLPSEFGGQATLKYDHEEFSRLMAQDDVKTAKFWGFDEKNSSTL; from the exons ATGTATCTTCTGAGAAGGCACCCTCAGAATCCTCAAGAGAATGACTCTTCACAGAAAGATGCAAAG GTCAATGAACTCAGGGCTGCTCTTGGACCTCTATCTGGACGTAGTTTAAAGTTCTGCACTGATGCATGCCTGAGGAGATATTTAGAGGCTCGGAACTGGAATGTTGATAAGGCAAAGAAAATGTTGGAAGAGACATTCAAGTGGAGGTCCGCTTATAAGCCTGAAGAAATTCGTTGG CATGAAATAGCTCACGAAGGTGAGACCGGCAAAGTGTCCAGAGCAGATTTTCATGATCGACTTGGAAGGACTGTGCTTATAATGAGGCCAGGGATGCAG AACACCACATCAGGAGAGGATAATGTTCGCCATTTAGTCTATCTTTTAGAAAATGCTGTCCTTAACCTTCCTGAAGGTCAAGAACAAATGTCGTGGCTGATAGATTTCACCGGATTTTCATTGAACACCAGCATCTCCGTTAAAACAGCCCGTGATATTATTCACATCTTACAAAATCACTACCCCGAGAGGCTTGCTGTTGCATTTCTGTATAGTCCACCAAGGATTTTTCAGGCATTCTGGAAG GCTGTCAAGTACTTCCTGGATCCAAAGACATTTCAGAAGGTGAAGTTTGTATACCCCAAAAGTAGAGATAGCGTGGAGCTCATGAAGACATTCTTTGATGTAGAAAACCTTCCAAGCGAGTTTGGGGGACAAGCCACCCTAAAATACGACCATGAGGAGTTCTCACGATTGATGGCCCAGGATGACGTGAAAACTGCCAAGTTCTGGGGATTTGATGAGAAGAATTCTTCCACATTATGA